From the Candidatus Hydrogenedentota bacterium genome, the window GCCGCGTCCAGTTCTGAAGTGTGGGCGGCAATGGATGGATATACCCTGCGCGGATAGCAGGGGAAAGGTTTCCGGTGGCGTCGCCGCCGGAACGCCGGGAAGGGCCAAGCTGGAGCTTGGCGATCCCAGGGTGCTCGACGGGGAGGTCATCCCGGATACGATGCGCTCCAGCAACACCACGGCTTCGGCGTGTCCTTCGCCCCGAACGGACAGATAACCATTGCGTCAGCGCACCCTGGGAGCGCCAGGCTCTAGCCTGGCATGGGCACTCTCCACGGCCCGGATACAACGCGCTGACCCGAGAAAGCGGCTGGAAGCCGCTTCTACTTTGAGCCGTCCTCCCGCAGCACCGCCGCTCCCCCCTTCTCCGGCGAATGCTGCGGCACGGATGAGCAGACACAGCGGTCGCCGTAGGTGTCCGGATCAGCCAGCTTGTGCAGTTCTTAACGGACAGTCTAGTCAGGATTAGTTAGTCTATGCATTTCCGCGCGGGCCGTCAGAGCAATTATCTTCGGCGGCGGTGCAAAGGACTTGAGATCGTATTCCCCGACCGTTGGGTCGTCAAGCAGGGACTCAAGCACGGGCACGGCCTTTTGCCCGGCGGACCTGGAATACGCGCGGATCGCCACCAGACGCACATACCGGTCGGGATCGGAAAGGACCACCGGCTTGAGGGCGTCCGCCACTTCGGGGTCGCACGCGTACCCCGCCGCAATGCACAGCCATTTCCCCACCTCCGTCTCGCCCCGGCTGCGGGCCTCCTGAATGGCCGCGCGGAGCGGTGCCCAAGAGGTGTCCCCCATCTGCCCAAACGCAAGCAGATGCCCGTTGAGTGTGTAGACGCGCGGTGAAACATACGACCCCATAACCTTCGGATACTCCCCGGTGTACCGGATATCCCTGATAAACCGGGCCAGAATCGGGTCGAACCGCGTCCGCACATCGTTTTTCGCGCACAAGCCCAACAGTCGGATGATCATGCCCCCGCCGGGGTGCGTTTCCGGCCGGTTCACGGCATCCACCAGCACCCCCAGTTCCTCATCGGTCAGGGGAAAGGTGAGCGGCCCCGACAGGTCTGCCCGGTGGAGAAGTTGAAACAGGGCCGTGGTGGACACGGGCGCCTGGTCAGTGCATACAAGCCGCACCAGGGCGCGGTCCGACGCCTCCCCGGGAATCTCGCCCAAAAGGAAAGCCAGCCCCCGCCGGAATGCCGGACCCTCCGGGTTCGCAAGCCGCTCCTGAATGGCGGGCAACGCGTCCGGCCCCAAGGAAAGCAACTTCTTACGGCATTCCTCAGACCGGGCACGGGCATCCCCCGCATCCTCCTTTCCCTCCACCTGTGGGTGGAGTTCCTCAAGTTCCCGAACAAGTAGCGCCGCCTCCGGGGAAACGGCCTCCGCTGCGCCGCCCACAGAAAAGAACAATGCAAGTAACGCCGCGCAAGCAAGCAACGGAAACAGCTGACCTATTGAAGGAATCGGTACCATGAGACATTCATCTCCTACCTGCGGCCCACCGTGTCCAGCACTTCTTCAAAGTTCTCGTTGTTGACCGCCCCCTCCCCCAGTTCTTCGCGAAGGACGCGCATCAGCGTGTCGCGGGCTGTGTTCCGGATTATGAACCGTGTCGGCGGGAAGTCCGCGTGGTACTCCGTCTCCGTGGTGTCCTCCAGCAGCGGCCGGAGCACGGCCACCGCATCCACGCCCGCCGTCCAGCCATAGGCGGGTATCGCCTGGCAGCGGACATAACGGTCCGGATCATGCAGCACCACCTCCCGCAGGGCGTCGGCAACCGCCCTGTCCCTGCAAAATCCCCGGGCCATGGCAACCCATTTCGCCGCCTCCAAGTCCCCCGCACGTTCCGCGGCCGTGTGGGCCTCTCTCAGTACGGGCACAGCCCTTTCGGGCATGTGTCTGAACGCCAGGAGAAACTTGTTCAACATGTATACGCGGGGAGAAGTATAAGAGCCGCCGACCGGCGGCTGGTCGTCCGGGGCTTTCACCTCCAGCAGGAACCGTTTGAGCATTGCCCGCACGACGGGCTCCAGATCGTTTCCGTGGCAGCATGCCAGAATGCGCATGGGGTCGCCCACCCCCATCACGGGGCGGTCCCGAACCATGGCCAGCAGCGCCTCCATCTGATCCTCAGGCACGCGGAAGGCAAAAGGGCCGAACCGTTCCGTCCGCATCACAAGCTGGTCGCCCGCGGCCAGCCCCACCGTTGAATCGCCGCAGCACAGCCGAAGCAGGAAACGGTCCACCTCCTCGCCCGGTATCATGCCCAGCGCGGCAACCAGCACCTGCCGCGTTTGCGCATCCTTCTCCCCGTCAATACGCGCGGTGATTGCGGGCACCGCCTCGGCACCGCACCTCCCCAATTGTTCCCGGAGCGCCAGCACCCGGTTCCACGAGGCCTCCCGGTCGCCGGATTGCGCGGATTCATCCATGAGCGCGTGAATGGCATCCATGACGGCTTCCGCTGAGGGGGGAGGAGTCGCCGATGGAGGGGAGGGCGCCTCCGCGCGGGCCCGCAACGGCACCAGCAGGCAGCCCGCCGCGCAGAAAACCCACAATAGGAACACGCCCATTTTCCCCGCCCGCTTGTGCATGATCACGTCTTCCTTTCCCCACTGGGAGGCCGGATCTTCTTGCCGCCGGTTTCCAATCTAGCACAAGCCCTCTGTTTTGTCAAAGGGGGCGAGACGAGAAAGGGCGCGCCGGCCGGCTGCATGTGTTCCCGCGACCGCGCTGGTGACACGCGCCGGAATGCCAGGCTGGAGCCTGGCGCTCCCAGGGGGCGCGAGGGGGAGGTCATCCCGGAAGCGACACGTCCCAGCAACTCCACGGCTTCGGCGTGTCCCTTACCCCGAAAGGACAGATACCCGCCGGTCAGCGCACCCTGCCCCCCTCAGCGCACGGATAGCCGCCGGTCAGCGCACCCTGGAATCGCCAGGCTTCCCCCTGGCACGGGTACTCTCCACGGCCAAGAAGAAACGCGTTGACCCAAGAACACGCCTGGAGAGGAAAGACAAGGACGCCGGGACGGCGGCGCCACGGGCGCTGACCCCAAGAACACGCCGAGAAGGCGGCATGTCCACCCTACGGGAACGCGGCCTCCTCGTCGCGGTCGTCGAGGAAGTAGTTGTAGGGACGGGCCTCCTGGCTTTGGAGGGCCTCGGCGACGTCGTAGGGGCTGAGGGCGGACAGCAGCCGGTCGTGCATGGTGTTGTCGGAGACCATGCGGGCGAGGCTGGACATGACCTCGAGGTGGCGGTCGGCCATGCCGGGCGGCGTGACGAGGAGCACGAGCACGCGGACGGGCTCTCCGCCGTCGTCGAAGGGGACGCCGTTGCGGCTGACGGCGAGGACGCCGGAGACGCGGCGGCCGCGCTTGAGGGTGCCGTGGGGCACGGCGACGCCGCGGCCGATGTTGGTGGAGGATTCGGCCTCGCGCCGCAGGACGCTTTCCTCCAGCGCGGCGCGGTCGGCGGCGGACAGATGGTGCGTGAAGGCGTAGCGCTCAACGAGGCTGCGGAGGGCCCCGTCGCGGGTGTCGGCCTCGAAGGGCACGGCGATGTGCTCCTCCTGGAGGAAGTCCATGATGCGGCGGCGGTCGCGGCCGGCCTCGCCGGAGCGGCGGATCGCATGCCAGGTGAACAGGGGGCCGAGAAGCTCGTTGACCGTGATGGCGCCGAGGAGCATGGTGCCGATGACGGAGACGGTGTGGGCGGGGATGTTGGGGTTGGCCTCAAGGAGGACGACGAGGCCGATGGCGATGCCGGTCTGGGGGGCGAGGGCGAGGCCGATCTGGTGGTTCATGCGCGCGGGCATGCGGGCCACCCAGCCGCCGGCGAGGGCGCCAAGGTATTTGCCCGCGAAGCGGGCCACCAGGAAAACCACGCAGAGGATGCCGGCCTCGGCGACGGCGTCGAGGTGGAGCGAGGCGCCGGCGGCGGTGAAGAAGCCGACGTAGAGCAGGGGCTCCAGGGGCTCGAGGGCTTCGGCGTGGCGGGAGCCGCTTTCGGAGGCGTTGGTGAGGAAGACGCCGTAGAACATGCAGGACAGGAGGAAGTTGACGCCGAGGAAATCGGAGATGCCCACGGTGAACAGGACCATGACCAGAACGAGGCTGAAGCGGTGGAACCGCGCGCGGTGGATGAGGTAGCCCGTGGCGCGGCCCATGACCAGGCCCAGGGCGAGGGAGAGCAGCACCTGCGCCCCGGCGCGCAGGACAATCCACAGCGGTCCGAGGCGGTGCCCCTCGCCGGTGTAGGCGTAGTCCATGAGGCGGTAGGCCAGGGCGAACACGAGCATGCACAGGAGGATGTCCACGGCGACGACGGAAAGAAGGGTCTTGACGAAGAGCCCCCTGGCGCGCATCTCGCGGACGAGGGTGATGGTGGTGGCGGGCGAGGTGGCCACGGAGATGGCGCCGAGCACGAGGGCCGTGGGCCAGTCCACGCCGACCCACCGCGCGGCGAGGGTCACCAGCGCCATGCAGGCGGCGGACTCGCCCAGCGCCACGGCGCCCACGCGGCCCAGGGCGTTGTGGAGCCGCCGGTAGCACAGGTGGCTGCCCGCGGACACGGCCAGCACCCCGAGGGCGACCTCCGTGACGGGCTTGAGGCTCGCGGCGATGTTCACCTCGCCGAAGAGGTTGAGCGCCGCCGGGCCGATGAGCAGCCCCGCGGCCATGTAGCCGAGTTCCTGGGGCAGGCGGACCAGGCGCGCCAGCCAGCCGCCCAGCATGCCGGCGATGAGCACCGCCGACAGGAAGAACAGGGCGTTCTGTTCGCCTTCAAAAACCATGCGTCTTTCCGCGCGGGCCGGGCCGCGCGCCGGGGGCGTCAGCCGCGGTCCGGCGCCAGGTACGAGGTCGCGATGAGCGACTGGTAGTCGTCCACCTGCCCGTGGTCCAGGCAGCACTCGATGATGGTGCGGCCGAGGGGGTGCAGGTCGTCGTGCAGGAACTCGCGCAGGTGCTTGTGAAAGAACTCCGTGAGAACCTCCGCGCCCTCGTCGTAGGCCTCGTCGCCCACCTCGGGCTGCGTGTTCACCTGGAGCAGCCACCGGGGCAGGGCGTTGCCCTCCACCGTCAGGTGGTGCAGGGCGTGGCCCAGCAGGGCGCAGCGCGCCGGGCGTATCTGGTCGGGTCTGAACTTGGCCACGCCGCGGCGGGCCAGGTACTCGCGGGTGATCCACTGGGGCATGAACCCCATCTCCCACGCGCCCACGTGCTGGTTCGGCGTGAGGATGTGCACCACCTTGGGCGTGGCGACGATCTGGTTCAGCAGCAGGTTCGCGTGGTCCACCCTGCGCCCCGTGGCGAAGGGCCAGTAGGAGCCCACGCCCTCGCTGGTCATGCCCTCGGTGTCCGTGATGCTGGGGTTGGCGAAGCCGCGCGGCGCCACGAGCCGCCACAGCCACGACAGCGCCGGGGGCAGCAGGTGGAAGAGGCCGATGATGCCGTAGGTGGGGCGCTCGGCGGTGCAGGGGGGCGTGCGCACGCCCAGGCTCCGCACGTCCACGGCCACCGGGGTGTCCATGATGCCGGGAAAGCTGCGCCGCGGCACGATGACGCGCGGGTTGGGGCAGGGCTTTCCGGGGCTGTCCTCGATGTGCTCCCAGATCAGGGCGCGGCTCCGGGGCACCGCGTCCACGTTGAGGAACAGCAGCGGCTCCGGCGGCTCCGCTGTCAGGCGCTCGAAATGCGGGTCCGTGGCGTAGTGGGTGATGTGGTTCACCCGGACGAACCACGCGTTCTCCGCGTCGGCCACCGTCAGCTTGCCGTCGCCGCGCTGGAGCGAGGGGTGGCACAGGGCCATGTCGTCCGTGACGGGGCGCAGCTCGCAGCCCCGGGGAATCTCAATGAAGCGGCGCTCGCCCGTGACGGTGTTCGTCCCCAGCGGCAGGCGGCCGTCGGCCTCGCGGTGGGCGACCTCGAGCATCTCCGACTTGCCGCCGCCGCTGGCGCCCTCGTGCATGATGGTCAGGGTGTTGTCGTAGGGCGTGACCACCTGCACGGTGGAGCAGTGGGCCGTGACCCAGCCCTCGCGCTCGCCGAGGGCGAGCAGGCCGCCGTAGACGCCCTTCTTCGCGCTGGGGCCGGGGTACAGGTTGTAGGCGTATATCTCGTGGAGGTCGCCGGAGCGCTTGTGCACCACCACCTGGCGGCCGTCGAAATGGGTGTGGCGGAACGGCGGCGCGACATAGATGACCAGCTTCGGGGAGAAGCGCTTGGGCAGCGCGTCCAGCGGCAGGATGCCCTGGAGCAGCGCCAGGCCGAAGGCGAAGAATCCCGCGTTGGCCGGGGCGATCACCAGGGCGTCCGCCCCCATCTTGCGCTGGCCGGCCACGAACCCGAACACGGCCAGCTCGCGCCCCTTGAGCCAGTCCAGGGTGGCGGCGCGCAGCTCCTCAAAATCCTTCCCGAAGTGCTCCCGGTAGGTCGGCTTGTCCGACGGCTCGTCGTCCCCGATGAACATGCAGTCCGGGTCGCGCCGGCGCATGTAGGCGTCGGGGTAGTTCGCGCAGACCCCGTTGCGCACGCGGGCGACCCGGGCCTCCACGACATAGCCCTGTCCGGGCACGTCATACCCGACCTCGAAGGCGTCGCTGCCGGGGCCGCCGCAGGCCAGGTCTATGAGTTCGCCGCTGTGCTGGGCGACGATCACGTTCGGGCTCGCCTCCAGGACGGCCCGGGCATCGGCGGGCGGGTTCAGTTTCTGCCACATGGTACAGCTGCTCCTGTTCGTGCATCGCTTCATTTGGAGAAAGAACCCGCTCCCGCCCTGGAATCTTCCCCGTTCCCGGGGGACTCCGGCCCTCCGGGGGGGCAGTGGGTTCCTGTTGGAGCGTTAGTATATGCCAAGCACCCCCCTGGGTTCCCGGCGCACGCGGTGTCCGGAGCGGTCAGGGGTCGAACTTCGGGCGGAAGCCGTCCTCGGCGTAGGGGTCGCGGTAGTACCCCCGGGCGTTGTAGAACTGGACCACCCGGAGCAGCTCCGAGAGGCTGACGGTCCAGTCTGCGGGCGCGTAGTCCGCGTCGTGGAAGGCGCACTCCGTGCCGCCGCCCGGGCCCGGCTGGAACCCGTCCTCGGTGCCCGAGGCGCAGGAGAGGCCGCCGGAGTTGTAGAACTGCACGATGCGCAGCAGCTCGCCCACGGCGACAAGGCCGTCCTGGTTGGTGTCCGCCGTGTGGGGCTCGGCATACTCCGGGTCCAGGGCGCCGCAGGAGGGCTTCCCGGCGAGGTTGGAGGGCTCGAAGCCCGCCGGGACGCCGCCCCCGCGGGAGAGGCCCGCCACGGCGTCCGCGGCGAAGAGGTTGAGCCAGGTGATGCGGATCACGCCGTCAAACATCATTTCGACCTGGAAACTGTGGGAGTTTTCCGGCGGGTACAGCAGGGAGGAGTCGTAGGCGGGCACGTCCTCCCAGGTGACGGCCACGCGGTCCGCCAGCTGCGCCCAGCTCACGCGGCCGCGTTTCAGCGGGTTGAGGTCGGCCAGGAAGGGCGAGATCCGGGAAAACGTGAAATGTGCGGACAGGCTGGCTTTCCAGGAAAAGTCCCCGTTCCCGAAAGTGATATACCCGTTGCTCCCGATGAAGAAGCAGGTGTGGCTCGTCCCGAAGAAGGGAACCGCCGCGCCGCCCGCGAGGTCAACCTGCACAAAAGCGTCATCGGCGAGCGCGACCGCCGTCGCGGACGAGGGATCCGTGCCGAAATGGGCCGCGGGTTCCAGGCACGCCTTGTAGCCGTCCGGGTTGTCGTCGGGGAACAGCGTGAGCATGCGCCCGGCGAGGTCCACGGCGTTCGCCGAGTCAAACACCTCCGTCAGATAGTCGGGGATGAACAGGGTGGTGAAGGTGTGGCACGCGCCGCCGTTGTCGGAGGTGCCGGTGTTGCCCGCGATGTCCGTGGCGGACAGGGCGAAGAAGTATTCCGTCTCCGGGGTCAGGAAATTGAGCGTGATCTCGTGGGCCGTGCCCTGGGGGCCGGATTCCGCGCCGGCAAGATCCGCGCACGAGGTGCCATACAGAACCAGGGGCGTGGCGGCCTTGTCCGTGGTGAAGCGGATCGTCGCCTGGGTGCCGCCGATATACGGCACGCTGATGCCGGAAATGACCGGGGGCAGGCAGTCCACCGCCGCGCCCGCCGTCACCTCCACGTCCACGTTGCCCGCCCCGTCATCCGCGTCCACATACAGGGCCTCGAGCAGCTCGCCGTGCGCCGCCTGCAGCGTGCCGTCGCCCGGCACCGGGGCGCCGGGGGCCAGCGGGAGGGTTCCCGAAAACTCGCCGCCCGCGCCGGGGATCTCCTCCAGCGCGACAGTCTCCAAGTCCCCCCCGGTCGCGGCCAGCGAAACCGCCACCAGGCCCATGCCCGCCAGGTCGCCGTCTTCAAGATTCACCGACACCGTGTCCTCGCAGCCGAAATACGGGCGGGAAAAGGAGACGCTGCCCGCAGAACTGACCAGCGCGGGGATCGCCGCGGCGGCGACGGCGATCTTTGTGCAGTCCTCGCCGCGCCCGCCGGTGTCGGTGAGGATGTTGCTGTAAAAGCAGCCATCCGCCGTGTTGAACAGGAAATCCGTGGCGCCCCGGACCAGAATACCCTCCAGCACCCCCGTGTCCTGGTTGAGCACCGGCGAGCCGGAATTGCCGCCATAGGTGTCCAGGTTGGCCACGAAGAAAGTGGGCTGGAGGGAGCGCACCGCCGTGGCCGGGCCGAAGGCGATCTTCATGGGCAGGCCCGCCGGGTGGCCGATGACGCCCACCCGCTCACCCACGGTGATTTCGCCGCTTCGGCGGATGCCGAAGGACCGCGCCCCCGGCGCGGTGACCGCGCGGTCCACACGGACGATCTGGTGGTCGTTGTTCCCCGACGCCGCGTGGGACACCTGCTCCACAAAGCGGTAGACCCGGTCGGCATCGAAGGCGAGCCGGGGCGTCGCCGCGTCCAGCATCTCCCACCCGAAGACAAAGCAGGTCTCCGTGCTCATGCCGCAGTGGCCCGCCGTGGCGATGAGGTCGGGCCCCACGAGAAAACCGGTGCAGAAGGCTGCCGTCGGCTGGTCGCCGAAAGGCTCCTCCGGGCAGGCGGGGTAGCCGCCGCGAATGTAGGCCGAAGGGGTGAGGACATAACTGCCGTCCGGCTGGACCGAAAGTTTGTTGCTGTAGATGAGCGCGCAGGTGGACGCCGCCCAGGTCCGGATCAGCGGGTCACTCTCCTGGTAGACGTCCATCCGGTCGTCCGTGCCGTAGACGACCTTCGGCTGCGGCCGGGGCGGCGAGGGCGCCCACGGCACATCGCTGATTTCCGTGTCGGTCGGCTTCTCCCCGGGGAGTTCCTGCGCTCCGGCCGCAGACAGAAACAGGACGGCCGCCAGCACCATCGCCGCAAGACGCCAAGGCGCGGCCGAAACGCCGCCCTGATAGTGGATTCCGCGCAACATTGCTTCTGTCAACTCCTTGCGGCCGCCCGGGCCGTTCCTCCCCCTCCCAAAAAGTCTACCATATCGCGGCGGTCACGCCAGCGACTCGATGTTCTTCCTCTTGAGGCGCACGCTGAGCGTGCGGATGATGTTCAGCAGGATCTGGATGGCCACCCGCTTCGACAGCAGGTTCTGGAACGTGCTCTCCGTCAGCACGAACAGCACGCTGTCCGCCTCCGCCTTCACCGTGGCCGAGCGCGGCTCCCGGTTCACCAGCGCCATTTCCCCGAACATTTCCCCGGGGGCCAGAACGGCGATGCGGTCCTCCCCGTTGTAGACCCCCATTTTCCCCACCAGCACCACGTACATCTGGCTGCCCGTCGTGCCCTTGAAAAAGATCACCTCGTCCTTCAGCGCCCGGACGGTCATCCCCTTGGAGAAGATCTTTCCCACATCGTCCCGGTCCAGCCCGTGGAACAAATCCACCCGTTTCACCAGCAAATCCAGTTTTTCAGGTTCAAGACTCATCACGCGGTCCTCCCGGGCCGTCGGTCGGCCCGCTTTTCACATTAGTATAACATTCCCCCGGTCGGAGGGCGTGCCCGAATTCCCGAAATCCGGCTCGCGCCCCCCTGGGACCGCCTGGCTCCAGCCTGGCACCGCGCGCCCCATGCGCGCGTCCTTATAGCCCCCCTCTCTCCCCCGGACCTTTGCACTTACCGCATGAACTCACGGGCCTTCCTTGGCCAGCGGGCGGTTTGACGCGGGCCGCCGGCATGGTGTATACTCCGCTCTCCCTAAGGAACCTTTTTCGAGAGGAGTATTCCCCATGAAAGTGCTGAGTTCGCTGAAATGCGCCAAGACGCGCCACCCCGGATGCAAAGTCGTGCGCCGCAAGGGCCGCGTCTACGTCATCAACAAACTGGCCCCCCGCTTCAAGGCGCGCCAGGGCTGACGCCCGTCCAAAGCGCCAATCACGTCTATTTCACCGCCGCGGCCTTCCCCAAGGCCGCGGCGGTCTTGTGCTTTCCCGGCAACGGCGGGCCGACAAAAAAATGCCCCCAAACCTTTCGGCAGGGGGCGATAGGGGCGGCTCAACGCCGGAGCCCTCCGTGGTGAAACCCTTACTATGATTAGCAGAGAATCACCGCTCAGGTATACTATGTTGTATACTATACAGCACTTGTCTTTCGTTGTCAAGGGAAACAGCAGTTCAAA encodes:
- a CDS encoding HEAT repeat domain-containing protein, producing MLSLGPDALPAIQERLANPEGPAFRRGLAFLLGEIPGEASDRALVRLVCTDQAPVSTTALFQLLHRADLSGPLTFPLTDEELGVLVDAVNRPETHPGGGMIIRLLGLCAKNDVRTRFDPILARFIRDIRYTGEYPKVMGSYVSPRVYTLNGHLLAFGQMGDTSWAPLRAAIQEARSRGETEVGKWLCIAAGYACDPEVADALKPVVLSDPDRYVRLVAIRAYSRSAGQKAVPVLESLLDDPTVGEYDLKSFAPPPKIIALTARAEMHRLTNPD
- a CDS encoding HEAT repeat domain-containing protein, producing MDAIHALMDESAQSGDREASWNRVLALREQLGRCGAEAVPAITARIDGEKDAQTRQVLVAALGMIPGEEVDRFLLRLCCGDSTVGLAAGDQLVMRTERFGPFAFRVPEDQMEALLAMVRDRPVMGVGDPMRILACCHGNDLEPVVRAMLKRFLLEVKAPDDQPPVGGSYTSPRVYMLNKFLLAFRHMPERAVPVLREAHTAAERAGDLEAAKWVAMARGFCRDRAVADALREVVLHDPDRYVRCQAIPAYGWTAGVDAVAVLRPLLEDTTETEYHADFPPTRFIIRNTARDTLMRVLREELGEGAVNNENFEEVLDTVGRR
- a CDS encoding PTS transporter subunit EIIA translates to MVFEGEQNALFFLSAVLIAGMLGGWLARLVRLPQELGYMAAGLLIGPAALNLFGEVNIAASLKPVTEVALGVLAVSAGSHLCYRRLHNALGRVGAVALGESAACMALVTLAARWVGVDWPTALVLGAISVATSPATTITLVREMRARGLFVKTLLSVVAVDILLCMLVFALAYRLMDYAYTGEGHRLGPLWIVLRAGAQVLLSLALGLVMGRATGYLIHRARFHRFSLVLVMVLFTVGISDFLGVNFLLSCMFYGVFLTNASESGSRHAEALEPLEPLLYVGFFTAAGASLHLDAVAEAGILCVVFLVARFAGKYLGALAGGWVARMPARMNHQIGLALAPQTGIAIGLVVLLEANPNIPAHTVSVIGTMLLGAITVNELLGPLFTWHAIRRSGEAGRDRRRIMDFLQEEHIAVPFEADTRDGALRSLVERYAFTHHLSAADRAALEESVLRREAESSTNIGRGVAVPHGTLKRGRRVSGVLAVSRNGVPFDDGGEPVRVLVLLVTPPGMADRHLEVMSSLARMVSDNTMHDRLLSALSPYDVAEALQSQEARPYNYFLDDRDEEAAFP
- a CDS encoding DUF4914 family protein, yielding MWQKLNPPADARAVLEASPNVIVAQHSGELIDLACGGPGSDAFEVGYDVPGQGYVVEARVARVRNGVCANYPDAYMRRRDPDCMFIGDDEPSDKPTYREHFGKDFEELRAATLDWLKGRELAVFGFVAGQRKMGADALVIAPANAGFFAFGLALLQGILPLDALPKRFSPKLVIYVAPPFRHTHFDGRQVVVHKRSGDLHEIYAYNLYPGPSAKKGVYGGLLALGEREGWVTAHCSTVQVVTPYDNTLTIMHEGASGGGKSEMLEVAHREADGRLPLGTNTVTGERRFIEIPRGCELRPVTDDMALCHPSLQRGDGKLTVADAENAWFVRVNHITHYATDPHFERLTAEPPEPLLFLNVDAVPRSRALIWEHIEDSPGKPCPNPRVIVPRRSFPGIMDTPVAVDVRSLGVRTPPCTAERPTYGIIGLFHLLPPALSWLWRLVAPRGFANPSITDTEGMTSEGVGSYWPFATGRRVDHANLLLNQIVATPKVVHILTPNQHVGAWEMGFMPQWITREYLARRGVAKFRPDQIRPARCALLGHALHHLTVEGNALPRWLLQVNTQPEVGDEAYDEGAEVLTEFFHKHLREFLHDDLHPLGRTIIECCLDHGQVDDYQSLIATSYLAPDRG
- a CDS encoding trypsin-like serine protease, translated to MLRGIHYQGGVSAAPWRLAAMVLAAVLFLSAAGAQELPGEKPTDTEISDVPWAPSPPRPQPKVVYGTDDRMDVYQESDPLIRTWAASTCALIYSNKLSVQPDGSYVLTPSAYIRGGYPACPEEPFGDQPTAAFCTGFLVGPDLIATAGHCGMSTETCFVFGWEMLDAATPRLAFDADRVYRFVEQVSHAASGNNDHQIVRVDRAVTAPGARSFGIRRSGEITVGERVGVIGHPAGLPMKIAFGPATAVRSLQPTFFVANLDTYGGNSGSPVLNQDTGVLEGILVRGATDFLFNTADGCFYSNILTDTGGRGEDCTKIAVAAAAIPALVSSAGSVSFSRPYFGCEDTVSVNLEDGDLAGMGLVAVSLAATGGDLETVALEEIPGAGGEFSGTLPLAPGAPVPGDGTLQAAHGELLEALYVDADDGAGNVDVEVTAGAAVDCLPPVISGISVPYIGGTQATIRFTTDKAATPLVLYGTSCADLAGAESGPQGTAHEITLNFLTPETEYFFALSATDIAGNTGTSDNGGACHTFTTLFIPDYLTEVFDSANAVDLAGRMLTLFPDDNPDGYKACLEPAAHFGTDPSSATAVALADDAFVQVDLAGGAAVPFFGTSHTCFFIGSNGYITFGNGDFSWKASLSAHFTFSRISPFLADLNPLKRGRVSWAQLADRVAVTWEDVPAYDSSLLYPPENSHSFQVEMMFDGVIRITWLNLFAADAVAGLSRGGGVPAGFEPSNLAGKPSCGALDPEYAEPHTADTNQDGLVAVGELLRIVQFYNSGGLSCASGTEDGFQPGPGGGTECAFHDADYAPADWTVSLSELLRVVQFYNARGYYRDPYAEDGFRPKFDP
- a CDS encoding cyclic nucleotide-binding domain-containing protein, which encodes MSLEPEKLDLLVKRVDLFHGLDRDDVGKIFSKGMTVRALKDEVIFFKGTTGSQMYVVLVGKMGVYNGEDRIAVLAPGEMFGEMALVNREPRSATVKAEADSVLFVLTESTFQNLLSKRVAIQILLNIIRTLSVRLKRKNIESLA
- the rpmJ gene encoding 50S ribosomal protein L36 — protein: MKVLSSLKCAKTRHPGCKVVRRKGRVYVINKLAPRFKARQG